In one Silene latifolia isolate original U9 population chromosome 10, ASM4854445v1, whole genome shotgun sequence genomic region, the following are encoded:
- the LOC141606028 gene encoding F-box/kelch-repeat protein At3g23880-like, with the protein MTMCKKKKQQSCLIDDLIFQEIIARLPIKYILRCMSVSKQWYSTISSSDFANAHLAKSPFAHPSAPVNSLFIHYRHKSYLFSYDDHDDDDSVSGSFKDNLVKLDFGKKQYLSLTGCCNGLICLTSISDKYFVLWNPATRKRKTYESDGYLKLSDELSRPYVHVSSGFGYASAVDDYKYVQILTLGWESGQGSSIAHIFSLRENKWREIDFGHDLLVTYRLAVPLNDKLYWAPNNSQARDLIVSFDLESERFDIIKMNLVETDVLGVMGGRLSKCNYTGDKIMHILEPPSILKSVCLPKGLCLDMLSEMVGFTKADKFFVTVPSNGDENSTCRTLGFVDTSTEPMRYKSLWKFDMTLQIARYFPSVVSPFPMGEPSWA; encoded by the coding sequence ATGACAATGTGTAAGAAGAAGAAGCAACAAAGCTGCCTCATTGATGATTTGATATTTCAAGAAATAATTGCAAGATTACCCATTAAATACATTCTTCGATGTATGTCAGTTTCGAAACAATGGTATTCTACTATTTCCTCTTCCGATTTCGCCAATGCCCACCTTGCCAAATCCCCCTTTGCTCACCCTTCTGCTCCTGTTAACTCCTTGTTTATCCATTATCGTCATAAAAGTTACCTTTTTTCCTATGATgatcatgatgatgatgattcagTTTCGGGAAGTTTTAAAGATAATTTGGTTAAACTAGACTTTGGCAAGAAACAATATCTGAGCCTTACAGGATGCTGCAATGGCTTAATTTGTTTAACCTCTATTTCTGATAAATACTTCGTTTTATGGAACCCTGCTACCCGTAAGCGAAAGACATATGAGTCAGATGGGTATTTGAAGCTTTCTGATGAACTAAGTCGCCCTTATGTTCATGTATCCTCTGGATTTGGTTATGCATCAGCTGTTGATGACTACAAATATGTTCAGATTTTAACACTAGGATGGGAAAGTGGACAAGGTAGTAGTATTGCTCATATCTTCTCTCTCAGGGAAAACAAGTGGAGAGAAATTGATTTCGGTCATGATCTTCTCGTTACTTATAGACTCGCAGTGCCTCTTAATGATAAATTATATTGGGCTCCTAACAATAGTCAAGCTCGTGATTTAATTGTTAGCTTTGATCTAGAGAGTGAGAGGTTTGACATAATCAAGATGAACTTGGTCGAAACGGACGTCTTAGGAGTAATGGGAGGGCGTTTGAGCAAGTGCAACTATACTGGTGACAAGATAATGCATATATTGGAACCTCCTTCAATACTAAAATCTGTATGTCTACCAAAGGGTCTCTGTTtagacatgctctctgaaatggTCGGGTTCACAAAGGCTGACAAGTTTTTTGTGACGGTGCCATCAAATGGTGATGAGAATTCCACGTGTAGAACATTAGGCTTTGTTGACACAAGTACAGAACCTATGCGCTACAAATCACTTTGGAAGTTTGATATGACGCTACAAATTGCAAGATATTTCCCAAGCGTAGTTTCGCCTTTTCCCATGGGAGAGCCTTCGTGGGCATAG